CGTCCGCAGGTCGCCTCGAGGGCTGCACGTAGGCGACGTTCCAAGGTTCCGGCCCCAAAGCGCGAAGGGAAGTCGCGGGGTGCATGGTTCCTGCGCCCATTTCCACGTCGTAGGGCTGAAGGATCGCGCAGCCCTGCTCGGCCCAGTACTTGTTGAGTCGAAACACCAACTCTTGGAACGTCATGCGGGAGAGTTTACTTCGGGCAGCAGCGCCCCTCCCTGTGATGTCGGGTCCGCCGACAGATGGTTCGATAGTCCCAAACCGCCTCGTATTCGCAAGTGTGATATCATAATGATTGCAAGGAGTTATCATCATGTCGCACGAAAAGACAATTCATGTGCCCTCAGGCTGGCCGATGCTGTTCTTCGTCATCGCCCTCTTGGGGCTCGGCATTTACGGCGTTTTCTTCTTGGTCGGGCTGGGCGAGAGCCACCCGATGCTCGGCTGGGCGATCGGGGGAGAGGTTCTGCTGTGGTTGTTTTGGGCGTTTCTAACGATCGGGTTCTTCATCGTAGAGCCCAATGGCAGCAAAGTAATGCTGCTGTTCGGAAGGTACGTCGGGACCGTCAAGGACTCGGGTTTCCATTGGGCCAACCCGCTCTACTTGAAGCGCCCGCTTTCGCTCCGAGTTCGCACTCTGAACGGCGAGAAGCTGAAGGTCAACGACCTTGCGGGCAACCCCGTCGAGATTGCGGCCATCATCGTTTGGCGCGTCACGGACACCTTCGACGCAAGCTTCGAGGTCGACGACTACGAAGAGTACGTCGCGCTGCAAAGCGAGACCGCCGTCCGGCACACGACTTCGAGCTACCCGTACGACGCCGAAGACGAGCAGCTTTCGCTTAGGCGAAATACGGACGAGGTGAGTCAGGACCTCCGGACGGAACTGCAGGAGCGGCTCGGGCGAGCGGGCGTCGAGGTCATCGAGGCTCGGCTTTCGCACCTTGCTTACGCGCCGGAGATCGCCGGAGCCATGCTCAGGCGGCAGCAAGCCTCCGCAGTGATCGCGGCCCGGCAGAGGATCGTCGAAGGCGCGGTGGGAATGGTCGAAATGGCCCTCAAGGAGCTTGAAAAGGGGCAGATTCTCACTCTCGACGACGAGCGGAGGGCCGCCATGGTCTCGAACCTCCTTGTGGTTCTTTGCGGCGAGCAGGCTGCATCCCCGGTCGTCAACGCAGGGACCCTCTATTCGTAGGTTATGGCAGAACGAAAATCCGTTCTATTACGGATCAGCCCGCAGCTTTGGGAGGAGTTGCAAAGGCTGGCCTCGCAAGAGTTGCGGAGCGTCAACGCGCAGATCGAGTATCTGTTGGTGGAGGCGCTCCGCAGGCGCGGCCGCTTGACTCAGGCCGAGAGTTCGGACGATTCGCAGCGGGGCGAAGAGTAGGTCGACGGTCACGGTTGTTGGCGTCGAGCGCAACCCGGTATCCGACACTGCGTAGCGACTTTTGCGCGCACGCGCGAGGAGTTGGGCAAGGTGAAAGTTTTCGTTCTCTTTCTATCTGCGTGGGCCCTGGGGGGCTGCATGATCATCCAAAAGGGTTTGACGGGGCGTGACACCGTCCTTGGCTCCGGCAAGGCTTCTTCAGTCTCCCGCGAGGGTCTCGGCGAGTTTCGTTCGATCGAACTGAGTCTTCCGGCTGAGGTTTCGGTCAAGGTCGGCGACGCCTATTCCGTGACCCTACATGGCGACGACAACCTGTTGGCGCGGGTTCGAACCGAGGTCGAAGGCGGGGAGCTTGAGATTGGGTCCGATGCCAACCTGAGATCCAAGACCGGCCTTCGCATCGAGATCACCGTTCCTCGATTGGAAGGGGCCTCGATCGCGGGTTCGGGCAGCATCGACGCCGAGATCGGCACCGTCGATGCCTTCCGAGCCTCCGTGGCAGGTTCGGGCGAGCTCCGCGCGGAGGGTATCGCGAAGTCAGTTGCGGTTTCGATTGCCGGGTCGGGCGATGTGAATCTCGATAACGTCGCCTCGGAAGACGCCGAGGTCGAGATCGCGGGATCAGGTGACGTGACGGTCAAAGCCTCCAAGAACCTGAAGATCGAGATCGCCGGCAGCGGCTCGGTGAAGTATGTGGGCGATCCGAAGGTTCAATCGAGCGTAGCGGGCTCGGGCGACGTGGCCAAGATCGGGTAAGGCAGGACCCTGCTCGGGTTCGCGCTCGGCTCACCGGGGAGTACACTCCGCCCGTGCAAGCCTTGCGCGACTGGGACTACGAAGGCTTTCGGCTGGTGCATCAGGGTTTGCACCAGCCCTTTCTCGACCCGGTTTTTTGGGTGATCAGCAGCACGGGGCTCGGCTACGTGCAAGCGGCCTGCATCCTCGTTGCGGGGGTCTTCGCCCTTCGGAAGTCTGGGACTCCCGTCGGGCTGAGCTCGCTCTTCGGATTCCAGCGCGCAGTGTGGTGGGTGAGTCCTCTCCTCGTGTCGTTGGCGCTGTCAGGCATTGCTTCCAGCCTCGTCCTCAAGCGGCTGATCGTTCGCGATCGCCCCAGCCAACTCGAGTTCGCCGTCCCTCAGGAGGGCTTCTTTCACAACAGCTTCCCGTCGGGGCATGCGACGACCTCGTTCGCCATCGCATGGACCCTTCTGTTTCTGACTTGGAAGACTCCGAATGCCAAGTGGGGCTGGGTCTTGATGGCGTGGGCCTCGCTGGTGGCCTTCAGCCGAGTATATCGGGGCGTGCATTGGCCGACCGACGTGCTCGGTGGAGCGGCGTTGGGGGCGGTCGTCGCCTCGCTGGTTTACGTGATCTTCGCGTCCCGAATCCCCGCGGGCGATCGAGGTTAGACGTTCGCTACGGCGTTCGGACCCAAGGTTCGACCCATAGCGCGGAACTTCTCATACCTTTGGGCGCGGAGCTGTTCGGGCGCGAGGGGCAGGAGGTTGGCCAGCGACTCGGAAACCGCCCCGCGCACGACCTGAGCCGCTTCGGCCGGATCGCGGTGGGCCCCTCCTCGGGGTTCGGGGAGCACCTTATCGACGAGCCCAAGTTCGAGCGCGTTGTCCGCGGTGAGTTTGAGGGCAGCGGCAGCTTGGGGCGCCTTTTCAGGATCGCGCCAAAGGATCGCTGCGCAACCTTCCGGTGGGATCACGCTGTAAATGGAGTGTTCGAGCATCAGGACCGTATTCGCGCACGCGATGCCGATCGCTCCGCCCGACCCGCCTTCGCCGATGACGACGCTCACTACCGGAGTTTGGAGTTCGAACATCTTGAGCATGGACGCTGCGATGGCCTCCGAGATGCCGCGCGACTCGCTTTCGACTCCGGGGTCGGCGGCAGGTGTGTCCACGAAGGTGACGACGGGCATTCGGAATCGGTCCGCCATGTCCATCAGGCGGATCGCTTTGCGGTATCCCTCCGGCTTAGCCATCCCAAAGTTCCTTAGGGCCCTTTCCTGGATGTTTCGGCCCTTTTGGTGTCCCAAGACCATCACCGGGCGGCCTTCGAATCGAGCGGGGCCGCCCACGATCGCTTTGTCGGCGCCGAACCTCCGGTCGCCTTCGAGTTCGACGAAATCGGTGAATAGGGCGTTGATGTAGTCGAGCGTGTACGGGCGCTTTTCAGCCCTGGCGACGAGAACCTTCTCCCACGGCCCGAGCCGACTGTACATCACGTTGATGTAGTTGTCTCGCCTGCGCTCGAGGTCTTCGATCTTCTCTTCGAGGGCAACTCTTTGCGGACCCGCGAGAGCCTCGACCTGCTGCTTGAGCTTCGCCAAGCCCGCCTCAAGCTCGATCAGCGGCTTTTCCCATTCCTTCCAGGTCTTAGCGGCCATGCGCGCCCCCCAAGAGTTGAAGGAGTAGCGAGAGCGTGTTGCGGAGGTTCTTTCGCGGAACGATCTTGTCGATCATCCCCGAGCGAAGGCAGAACTCGGCGGTTTGAAAGTCGTCCGGCACCTTGGAGACGCCGGCCTGCTTGCTCACTCTCGCCCCAGCAAACCCAACGAGCGCCCCCGGCTCGGCAAGGATCACGTCGGCCAAACTGGCGTAGCTAGCCAAGACCCCTGCCATCGTGGGGTCGGTAAAGACCGTTAGGAAGGGGTTGCGCGACCTTCGAAGCCTCTCGACCGCGGCCGTCGTCTTTGCCATTTGCATCAGCGAGAGCAAGCCTTCTTGCATTCGCGCTCCGCCCGAGGCGCAGAACACGAGCGCAGGTTCGTTGCGTTCGGCTGCCCGCTCGAGGGTGAGGGTGATTTTCTCGCCGGCAGCCGCCCCCATCGATCCCCCCATGAACGAAAAGTCGGAAAGCGAAACGCAAAGGGCGACGCCGTCGATCTTCGCCCTGCCGTTCAGGACGCTCTCCGTTTGCCCCGTTTTGCTCCGCGCGGATTCGATCTTCGCCTGGTAATCCGGGAACTCGAGCGCGTTGTCGGACCTCACGCCCTTATCCAGCTCCTCGAACGAGTTCGGATCGAACGTGGCGAGGATGCGCTGAGAAGCGGACAGCCTGTGGTGGAACCCGCAGTGGGGACAAACCCGAAGAGCCTGCTCGAATTCCTGCGTGAACAGAATCTTCTTGCAGGAGCCACAAGGCACAAACGCATCCATAGACACTATCAGAACCCGCCGACCCCCCAAGCTCGGCGTGGAACGAGGATACCCGCGCGAGGGACGCCCTGCCACGTTGGGCGCACCGGCAGGCGGGTCGTCTCCGTAGAATGGTCTGATGAGCGTACGCCGCGGGGAGAGGATCATGGGAGTCGAAACCGAATTCGGCTGCCTTGTCGCTGACAAGGCGATGGGAACCCCCGAATCTGCCGTGGAGCTTCTCAAGGACTACGTCTTCTACGATCTGAAGCTGGGAGCGATCGACCTTCACTCTCGCGACGACGTGTTTGAACCGGTGGGGTGCGGGGGCTTTCTCCTCAATGGCGGACGCCTCTACATCGACGCCGTGGGCTCGCACCTCGAATACGCGACCGCCGAATCGCGTTCCCTTCGCGACCTTGTTGCCAACGACCGGGCGGGGCAGAGAATCCTCGTCCGGGCGATCCGGGAGATGGGCTTATCGGCCGACGTGGACATTTACAACAACAGCGTCGATCATTTCGGCGGGCACACGTTCGGCTGTCACGAGAACTACTCGATCTCCGCGGAAGGCGACGTTCTGGGTGAGAGCGTCGATCGGCTGCTGCCCTTTCTTGTCACTCGGCAGATCTATGCGGGCGTCGGCCGGGTCGGTGGCCACATGCTGACCGGGGGAGTTCGACCCGACTACCAGGACGTGATGGAGCACCCCATCGACTACATTTGGGTCAGCCAAATCTACGGCGTCGTGCCGGACGATTCGGTTCGGTTCCAACTCAGTCAGCGCGCGGACCATATCCTCAAGGCGGTCGCAAGCAGGGTCAGGTTCAACCGCGCCCTCATCAACCCCAAGTGGGAGCACTTCTACTCGCATGAAGGAACCACGCGCCTCCACTTGCTCTTTGGCGAGTCGAATCAGATGGAGTACGCCTACGCGTTGAAGGTGGGATCGACGCGGCTCATCCTTCAACTTCTCGAAGAAGGACGGATTCCGGAGCGGTGGGTCCTGAAGAACCCGCTTCGCGACCTTCGCGCCGTCAGCCGCGACCCGGACTTTCGATGGATCATCACCCTCGTCGACGGAACGAGCCTGTCCGCGGTCGACCTCCACCGGGAGTACCTCGCGCTCGCGCAAAGGTATGCAGGCGACTCCGAGGACGCCGACTGGACTCTCCGCGAGTGGGAAGCAACCCTCGACCAACTCGATTCGGACCCGCTGCAGCTATCCCGAAAGCTCGACTGGGTCGCCAAGCGGAAGGTGATCGAAAGCTATCTTCAGGAAACGGGCCTCGATTGGGGCGACGAGTCGCTCCACTCTGTGGACCTCGAATACCACAACATCGACCCCTCCAAGGGCCTGTATCACGCGCTCGCCGAAATGGGTGAGGCCGAGAGATTCGTGTCCGAAGAGGATATCGTGGCGGCGATGACGGAGCCTCCTCCCGACACGCGGGCCAAAGGGAGGGGGGCGTTGGTCCGAAAGGTGCTGAGCCGACGAACTCCCAAGTACTATCTGTTCGACTGGAACGGAGCGGCGATCGATCAGGGACGGTACGTGGAAATGCCAGACCCCTTCGAGACGTACGAGGATGCCGCCCGGTAATCGCTTCTAGGTTCGTTTGGCCTGCCGATCCCGTCCCGAAAGATGGACATGTGGAATCTGCGTTTATTTGGGGTCCTCGTATGCGTTGGGCTGCTTGCGTGGGTGGCTTCGGGTCAGCAGGATGTCGGC
The genomic region above belongs to Candidatus Nitrosymbiomonas proteolyticus and contains:
- a CDS encoding SPFH domain / Band 7 family protein — its product is MSHEKTIHVPSGWPMLFFVIALLGLGIYGVFFLVGLGESHPMLGWAIGGEVLLWLFWAFLTIGFFIVEPNGSKVMLLFGRYVGTVKDSGFHWANPLYLKRPLSLRVRTLNGEKLKVNDLAGNPVEIAAIIVWRVTDTFDASFEVDDYEEYVALQSETAVRHTTSSYPYDAEDEQLSLRRNTDEVSQDLRTELQERLGRAGVEVIEARLSHLAYAPEIAGAMLRRQQASAVIAARQRIVEGAVGMVEMALKELEKGQILTLDDERRAAMVSNLLVVLCGEQAASPVVNAGTLYS
- a CDS encoding Arc family DNA binding domain-containing protein, coding for MAERKSVLLRISPQLWEELQRLASQELRSVNAQIEYLLVEALRRRGRLTQAESSDDSQRGEE
- a CDS encoding phosphatase PAP2 family; the encoded protein is MQALRDWDYEGFRLVHQGLHQPFLDPVFWVISSTGLGYVQAACILVAGVFALRKSGTPVGLSSLFGFQRAVWWVSPLLVSLALSGIASSLVLKRLIVRDRPSQLEFAVPQEGFFHNSFPSGHATTSFAIAWTLLFLTWKTPNAKWGWVLMAWASLVAFSRVYRGVHWPTDVLGGAALGAVVASLVYVIFASRIPAGDRG
- a CDS encoding acetyl-CoA carboxylase carboxyl transferase subunit alpha → MAAKTWKEWEKPLIELEAGLAKLKQQVEALAGPQRVALEEKIEDLERRRDNYINVMYSRLGPWEKVLVARAEKRPYTLDYINALFTDFVELEGDRRFGADKAIVGGPARFEGRPVMVLGHQKGRNIQERALRNFGMAKPEGYRKAIRLMDMADRFRMPVVTFVDTPAADPGVESESRGISEAIAASMLKMFELQTPVVSVVIGEGGSGGAIGIACANTVLMLEHSIYSVIPPEGCAAILWRDPEKAPQAAAALKLTADNALELGLVDKVLPEPRGGAHRDPAEAAQVVRGAVSESLANLLPLAPEQLRAQRYEKFRAMGRTLGPNAVANV
- a CDS encoding acetyl-CoA carboxylase carboxyl transferase subunit beta, whose amino-acid sequence is MDAFVPCGSCKKILFTQEFEQALRVCPHCGFHHRLSASQRILATFDPNSFEELDKGVRSDNALEFPDYQAKIESARSKTGQTESVLNGRAKIDGVALCVSLSDFSFMGGSMGAAAGEKITLTLERAAERNEPALVFCASGGARMQEGLLSLMQMAKTTAAVERLRRSRNPFLTVFTDPTMAGVLASYASLADVILAEPGALVGFAGARVSKQAGVSKVPDDFQTAEFCLRSGMIDKIVPRKNLRNTLSLLLQLLGGAHGR
- a CDS encoding Pup ligase PafA, with translation MSVRRGERIMGVETEFGCLVADKAMGTPESAVELLKDYVFYDLKLGAIDLHSRDDVFEPVGCGGFLLNGGRLYIDAVGSHLEYATAESRSLRDLVANDRAGQRILVRAIREMGLSADVDIYNNSVDHFGGHTFGCHENYSISAEGDVLGESVDRLLPFLVTRQIYAGVGRVGGHMLTGGVRPDYQDVMEHPIDYIWVSQIYGVVPDDSVRFQLSQRADHILKAVASRVRFNRALINPKWEHFYSHEGTTRLHLLFGESNQMEYAYALKVGSTRLILQLLEEGRIPERWVLKNPLRDLRAVSRDPDFRWIITLVDGTSLSAVDLHREYLALAQRYAGDSEDADWTLREWEATLDQLDSDPLQLSRKLDWVAKRKVIESYLQETGLDWGDESLHSVDLEYHNIDPSKGLYHALAEMGEAERFVSEEDIVAAMTEPPPDTRAKGRGALVRKVLSRRTPKYYLFDWNGAAIDQGRYVEMPDPFETYEDAAR